DNA sequence from the Glycine soja cultivar W05 chromosome 18, ASM419377v2, whole genome shotgun sequence genome:
TGAGAACACATTGAACTATGTTCTTCAAAGAGTTTGGGCACAGGTACGTTGCATAGGTACGTTTGTCTCTATACAAACTCTTTATTTACTGGGCTGAATGTTACAACATATCATATAATCAAATTTACTGGGCTGAATGTTACAGCATATCATATCATCAAATTATTACAAACTCcttcaaaaatatttgtttgctTCAAAAATATTCTAGAAGCTTCTCATATTTCCAACTAAAATGGATAACAAGAATAGGAAATGATAGAGGtaagaaaatgaattaaagaaataaaaataaattgcatgtgatttaaaaaatatatttaataaaataacaactatttttatttaataaaaatatatttaataaaatgaattaatgcaactatttttattctaaataatcataatttagaaTATTTCTTTATGGTTTGTTGCATGTCACCTATCACACAATACAAAGAACAAATCAAATGTCTTACCCCAAATTTTTATTTAGGTTTCTCAtggtttctttttaaatttagtttagttGATTTATCTTCAAGTTTATAAAAGTTTAAGTCAATGTCGTGGTTTAATTTAGTCTCCATTGATGTAATGAAGTGGTGGGTTGATTCACTAGATTGGCACTAAATGATTTCAACAAAGGATCCTTTTATTCAGCATTAGGCAGCTGTATGAGTAGTGAAGTGATGGTTTAATTTCTTGCAAAATTGCTCTCCTGAATTATCTTCTTTGAGATTAACTTGGTTGCTAGTATTTCAGATCATTAGCAATTGCTCTCGTGAATTATCTTCTTTGACAGTAACAAATTAAGTTGATTTCAATAGCAGATCTTTAAATTCTAATGGGTTTCACTGGGCCAAATCCAGCTACCATTGGCCTATTTTTTCAACaggtttttcttcttcatcagtTTATTGAGTTATTATTAAGCCTattaattaagttattattatcTTTGTTCATCTAAAGGTTTGGATGCATACTTCTGAATTTGTCTTTTGTCATATGTAATCCAGGTTGCATGCGGGGTGATCATTATCGCGTAATTTGTTTCCAACTACTACTTCCCACGTGTTCTTGATTAATCTCCAGGTAtgttgttccttttttttttgttttttagctaTCTTCCATATGTTAGTTAAGTTTGACACCATCTCCTAACTTCTAAAATGAAGTTTTCCTTGCAAACCTCTTATTGGCTTTGTTTATGTGCATCATCTTTTTTTAGTTGCATGATTTGAACTGTACTTTGGCGATACCATGGATGGCATTAGGAGGAGGCAGTATCTTTAATGCTATTCTGTTTGTATTGTAAATATCACAGGTGGGGATATCATCTGGTGCTGCTGCAGTTAACAAAGTTTTCTACATCAGTCGAAAAAGGACCATTGTAGAACACATGACAAACTACATCGGTCGTAAAAGGACCGTCGTAGAACACGTGATAAACAAAGTCATTCCTACGACAGCACCGATGCAGAAAGTACTACTTTCTGCATCGGTGCTGTCGTAGGAACGACTTTGTTTATCATGTGTTTCTAAGACAGTCCTTTTACGACCGTCGTAGAAACATCCACCCTCTACAACGGCGTTAGTTTCAAAGATGCGCGTCCACTGTCTTTGAAAGGCGTTTTCCACCGATGTAAAATGctatttttgtagtagtgttaaGGATCCTCTTGACATTAAATTAAACTGCTTGCTCAAAGAAAGATAGGATTGTTATTTTTACtctagttgttcaatttcctctTAAAACATACACGGTGCAACtagtttttgtttcactttcagCCCCCTTCATGTTAATTCCACACTGAAAAGACAAAATGTGTGGccctttttttctctcaaagaaACACATGCCTCACTATCCCATATTAAGCTGAATTGGAAGGTACTACTAAGTTCTTGTTACATAACTCTTTACTCTTGTTTGTTACTGGCCTAAGTTGGATAGTACAATGCATCAATTCTTAAGGGTccttgatcgaggccgtacccgaatcaaataaacatgaaaatacagtaactaggaagtgatcctaggtcgtttcccaacgagcaatgataaaccaattgttcataatatacttacaataacagtaacgattgggggctttgtttgttttgtgatttaaggagcagaacaagtaaactggaatacgaaactaataatattaaaaatgggttgtttcctctgattcagaagccattctcttatcctgggttatggagaattcgtccctaacagttaaccacttaatccaaccctatttcaatttactaagcgaaaatcaacctagggttgtcaatacgtgattaggcaccacatacaccagttagcccttcgtccattaagcatgaacgcaagttaggctcagaggcaattaatcgaacacgaagcgtgcactgattaatgttcacgaatttgggttaactgatgaagggaaaactgccagggaaccacatcataaacgaaacctcaaagagagttgggcttcttcctcagaaggaaacaacaccagaataattagccttccatagattcaaacagaaaacgtaaatgaaacatgaagcagaaacgtaaataaacaaaaacgtaaatgagacataaacgaaaatgaaaacaaaaacgtaaatgaaagtagaagaagaaacaagaacgaaattgtaattagaagcaggaaatcgaaaattgcattaagaacgaaacagtagcattagaacagaaaaacttccaaaccataaaccctaagctCTAAATAATAGTCTcacagaatgccctgcacgaatcccaagactgctatttaaaaagagtcactcaaagtcactgagccctattacaatactctggcccaaaacgaaataaacactgaaccacataaaataaaattgcgaaatttcctaattagaaattaactaaggtaagcgctgctttatttgccctcttcaagtccacaaccaaaattcgGATTAAgctcaatgtttcattaattcttgaaattagattaaaaacatcaaattagctaaatgagcccaaataataaaactgcctaattaattgacaattaagaccaatcagtaattaaaatggtgcaaaaagggtttagaaaatagaagaaaatgatggcacatcaaaaccccccatacttagccttttgcactcctgggcaaaatgaaacaaagaacaaaatccaaggatatcaaagagagacaaacgaaaacattcacatatttctcaatgaacatcaaggaatgaaaggaatgggtaacatctaacataaggagatccgaaaagtcaagacattcatgaaaatcatccaagcaacccaatcatggcaaaatagttaatcagctcaagaatgaaaagtgataaagcctcacaagatatacactctatctctcaagtgtttaggctactatttaccctcaaagcacccatgaaaacaaacaccacataaacttggcaagattctaaaattgacaatcaacccataaacacaagcacatgaggatcaaaaggtcttttaaggttgtaatggggccaaggacaaggtattgaaaaatatggaataagtggctgaatcccaaaggaatagaggagcaatggggaataagtgcataataagaaaacataaaaaataaaaagaagtaaagataaaatttaaacataaagagtagaaccaagagtctcatcattcttttgtcatttaagatcttattcactcaactttactgcttttctttttctttttcgatttttttttataattttttttagcctttgagaaacaacatcatattcagcatgtccaacatttaaccaatatgcaATGAACATCAAGTATGgcttagcctttgagaaacaacatcatattcagcatgtccaacatttaaccaatatgcaatgtacatcaagtatggctcaaaatatatcatgaagcatggccaacaaaacatgttattcaatgaaacaaaaacccccacacttattcccaaaacaattccaaagctccaaaattccttaaggatatggtgatatcatggtttttcacttaaggcttgtagtgagcttcaaaacaaggaaagggaaacaaggctcaaaaggtctatcaaaggaattaagtcAAGGTAAGTctatttggctagaagcttataagaacaaaattgcctcaatcatatccaaatatgcatgtgaattaggaagcatcaacaagaatcaagccaaggctattgtgcaagcaatcaatggggcaaaacacaccaaatgattatgatgatggatggctcaaattctcacaaaggtaaactcatcactttcaaattgagctttcaaaactatcatgacatgtagaggagaatcaaagatttcaagtcacaaaatgtcaaaaacttttattttcaaaacaattacccatttcttgaacatatcatatgattcaaagaaaaacatgcaaagtcgtacatgcgcacagaattgacccaaaatattaaactaaaaatctgacgaaactaacaacattaacaaattaacacaactaacaaattaacaaaaccaacaaaactaacaaaaaccaaagaacactcccccccccccccatacttaaataacacattgtcctcaatgtagcacaattaagagattaaaaacaattaaatcatcaaatagaatcggacaagtgtaataaaagcaaggaaggagataggaagagaagaactccctaagtcatggtggaggaagagtagggtggagtaaggaagtctcttccaccactacgtccactaaagaagggttcgtgaggaatggcttaagtcgatggtcgttgaccttgaagctcttatttgtggagtcgcttttgatctcaactgtaccataaggaaaaacattagtaacaacaaaaggaccaatccacttagacctcaacttaccactcatgagtccaagcctagaattatacaatagcaCTTTTTGCCccaccatgaagtccttcttaactatcatgctatcatggaacttcttggtcttttctttgtagaacttggcattctcgtaggcttctaggcggatttcatctaactcactcagttgcaactttctttcctcatcAGCTTGATCCAtggagaagttgcaagtcttcactgcccagtatgctttgtgctcaatttccactggaagatgacatgcctttccaaagacaatccgataaggagacattcctatgggtgctttgtaggcagtccgatgtgctgagagagcatcatcaagcctggtactccaatctttcctgcttggctgcacaatcttctctaaaattctcttaatctccctgttagaaatttctgcctgtccattggtctgggggtggtatggtgtggataccctgtgtaccaccccgtactttttaagcagggcatgcattgttctgttgcaaaaatgggttccttgatcactaacaattgctttaggtactccaaacttgcaaaatagattagacctgacaaaatctgcaacaactttagcatcattagttctagtgggcttggcttcctcccattttgaaacatagtcaactgcaaggagaatgtaaacataaccaaaagagacaggaaaagggcccatgaaatctatacccctgacatcaaacacctcacagaatagcataggttgctgaggcattttgttgtcgccatgtaagtgtatttcctgctctctgacactactcacaagtgctgcaaatcttccacgcatccTTAAAAATGgtaggccaataaaaaccacaatcaaacactttgcgagctgtcctttgaacacccagatgacctctcggtgcggaagaatgacagaactgcaggactgagtcagtctcatgatttggaatgcatcgtctaatgacctgatcactgcacaatttccacaa
Encoded proteins:
- the LOC114397273 gene encoding coatomer subunit beta'-1-like, encoding MPIKPLKQVWDYQTKSYVQTLKGHTQYVYVVCFDPEPSIIITGSEDGTMRIWHSTTYRHENTLNYVLQRVWAQVGISSGAAAVNKVFYISRKRTIVEHMTNYIGRKRTVVEHVINKVIPTTAPMQKVLLSASVLS